Proteins encoded by one window of Thermoflexus hugenholtzii JAD2:
- the rplA gene encoding 50S ribosomal protein L1, whose protein sequence is MGERGKKYLEALKKVDRERLYSPREALALVKETSYTRFDGTVEVHMRLGVDPRHADQQVRGVVVLPHGLGKRVRVLVFAAGEAARIAQEAGADYVISDDEGIKRIQEGWTDFDVAIATPDMMPKVGRLGRILGPRGLMPNPRAGTVVNPEDLPRAIREAKAGRVEFRVDKTANLHVPIGKVSFSVDQLLENFAALMDAVKKARPSGLKGPYIRRVVVSATMGPGIKVDPVAAQALEVSA, encoded by the coding sequence ATGGGGGAGCGAGGCAAGAAATATCTGGAAGCGCTAAAGAAAGTGGATCGCGAGCGTCTCTACTCTCCCCGAGAGGCGCTCGCCCTGGTGAAGGAAACCAGCTACACCCGCTTCGACGGCACCGTGGAGGTCCACATGCGCCTGGGGGTGGATCCCCGCCACGCCGACCAGCAGGTCCGCGGGGTGGTGGTTCTCCCCCACGGGCTGGGCAAGCGGGTGCGGGTGCTGGTGTTCGCGGCCGGGGAGGCGGCGCGGATCGCCCAGGAGGCCGGGGCGGATTACGTAATCAGTGACGACGAGGGCATCAAGCGGATCCAGGAAGGGTGGACGGATTTCGACGTCGCCATCGCCACGCCGGACATGATGCCCAAGGTGGGGCGCCTGGGGCGCATCCTGGGCCCGCGGGGCCTGATGCCCAACCCGCGGGCGGGCACCGTGGTCAACCCGGAGGACCTGCCCCGGGCGATCCGGGAGGCCAAGGCCGGTCGGGTGGAGTTCCGGGTGGATAAGACCGCCAACCTCCACGTGCCCATCGGCAAGGTCAGTTTCTCGGTGGATCAGCTGCTGGAGAACTTCGCGGCCCTGATGGACGCGGTGAAGAAGGCGCGTCCTTCCGGGCTGAAGGGGCCCTATATCCGGAGGGTGGTGGTGAGCGCGACCATGGGGCCGGGCATCAAGGTGGACCCCGTGGCGGCTCAGGCCCTGGAGGTCTCGGCTTAA